In Pseudoliparis swirei isolate HS2019 ecotype Mariana Trench chromosome 2, NWPU_hadal_v1, whole genome shotgun sequence, the following are encoded in one genomic region:
- the adat3 gene encoding probable inactive tRNA-specific adenosine deaminase-like protein 3 isoform X2, whose product MEPRTKRRKGPSSCAAAADSWVAYPVLSDRQSQDVELIEAFAAPIVDKREASRLLRELSGLYPLSGLRHVKRVRAVRAEAGPHPLEVLVCLVGDAPALGAASIDSLLPSDGVGRAGLGEPFVVQVPARAPLTRPQFELASKYWPTSFHEDKRVTVALRGELFGPLQKARMHAYMTAALTAAKAAGESGMEAVGAVAVDPATERIVAVGHDCRGDHPLHHAVMVCIDLVARSQGGGSSAFDGYPACRFASPEEAAASAPPYICTGWFVCVQLLPPSS is encoded by the exons ATGGAGCCGCGGACGAAACGCCGGAAAGGGCCGTCCTcgtgcgccgccgccgccgactcCTGGGTCGCCTATCCGGTCCTGTCGGATCGGCAGTCCCAAGACGTCGAGCTGATCGAGGCGTTCGCGGCGCCCATCGTCGACAAGAGGGAGGCCTCCCGCCTCCTCCGGGAGCTGAGCGGCCTCTACCCGCTGAGCGGCCTCCGGCACGTCAAGAGGGTGCGGGCGGTCCGGGCCGAGGCCGGTCCTCATCCTCTGGAGGTCCTCGTGTGCCTCGTCGGCGACGCGCCGGCCCTCGGGGCGGCGAGCATCGACTCCCTGCTCCCCTCGGACGGCGTCGGACGCGCCGGGTTAGGAGAACCCTTCGTGGTCCAGGTCCCGGCGCGTGCCCCCTTGACCCGACCCCAGTTTGAGCTGGCGAGCAAATACTGGCCCACGTCCTTCCACGAGGACAAGCGTGTGACCGTCGCCCTGCGGGGAGAACTCTTCGGCCCGCTTCAGAAAGCCCGGATGCACGCGTACATGACGGCCGCGCTGACCGCCGCCAAAGCGGCCGGCGAGTCGGGAATGGAGGCCGTGGGGGCGGTGGCGGTGGACCCGGCGACGGAGCGCATCGTCGCGGTGGGACACGACTGCAGAGGGGACCACCCCCTTCACCACGCCGTCATGGTGTGCATCGACCTCGTGGCTCGGAGCCAGGGCGGCGGGAGCTCCGCCTTCGACGGGTACCCCGCGTGCCGGTTCGCTTCgccggaggaggcggcggcgagcGCCCCGCCGTACATCTGCACCGG ATGGTTTGTTTGTGTCCAGCTGTTGCCACCTAGCAGCTGA
- the adat3 gene encoding probable inactive tRNA-specific adenosine deaminase-like protein 3 isoform X1 has translation MEPRTKRRKGPSSCAAAADSWVAYPVLSDRQSQDVELIEAFAAPIVDKREASRLLRELSGLYPLSGLRHVKRVRAVRAEAGPHPLEVLVCLVGDAPALGAASIDSLLPSDGVGRAGLGEPFVVQVPARAPLTRPQFELASKYWPTSFHEDKRVTVALRGELFGPLQKARMHAYMTAALTAAKAAGESGMEAVGAVAVDPATERIVAVGHDCRGDHPLHHAVMVCIDLVARSQGGGSSAFDGYPACRFASPEEAAASAPPYICTGYDLYVTREPCVMCAMALVHSRIGRVFYGTPSADGAMGTKYKIHSRRDLNHHFEVYEGVMGEQCEALKGPGSHGQREADQ, from the coding sequence ATGGAGCCGCGGACGAAACGCCGGAAAGGGCCGTCCTcgtgcgccgccgccgccgactcCTGGGTCGCCTATCCGGTCCTGTCGGATCGGCAGTCCCAAGACGTCGAGCTGATCGAGGCGTTCGCGGCGCCCATCGTCGACAAGAGGGAGGCCTCCCGCCTCCTCCGGGAGCTGAGCGGCCTCTACCCGCTGAGCGGCCTCCGGCACGTCAAGAGGGTGCGGGCGGTCCGGGCCGAGGCCGGTCCTCATCCTCTGGAGGTCCTCGTGTGCCTCGTCGGCGACGCGCCGGCCCTCGGGGCGGCGAGCATCGACTCCCTGCTCCCCTCGGACGGCGTCGGACGCGCCGGGTTAGGAGAACCCTTCGTGGTCCAGGTCCCGGCGCGTGCCCCCTTGACCCGACCCCAGTTTGAGCTGGCGAGCAAATACTGGCCCACGTCCTTCCACGAGGACAAGCGTGTGACCGTCGCCCTGCGGGGAGAACTCTTCGGCCCGCTTCAGAAAGCCCGGATGCACGCGTACATGACGGCCGCGCTGACCGCCGCCAAAGCGGCCGGCGAGTCGGGAATGGAGGCCGTGGGGGCGGTGGCGGTGGACCCGGCGACGGAGCGCATCGTCGCGGTGGGACACGACTGCAGAGGGGACCACCCCCTTCACCACGCCGTCATGGTGTGCATCGACCTCGTGGCTCGGAGCCAGGGCGGCGGGAGCTCCGCCTTCGACGGGTACCCCGCGTGCCGGTTCGCTTCgccggaggaggcggcggcgagcGCCCCGCCGTACATCTGCACCGGGTATGACCTTTACGTGACCCGGGAGCCTTGCGTCATGTGCGCCATGGCGCTGGTGCACTCGCGGATCGGCCGCGTCTTCTACGGGACGCCGTCCGCCGACGGGGCCATGGGCACCAAGTATAAAATCCACTCTCGGAGGGATTTGAACCATCACTTTGAGGTTTACGAGGGCGTGATGGGCGAGCAGTGCGAGGCTCTGAAGGGGCCCGGCAGCCACGGCCAAAGAGAGGCGGACCAGTAA
- the alkbh6 gene encoding alpha-ketoglutarate-dependent dioxygenase alkB homolog 6: MEHPACIVEELKQFVVNDAPPTVYYIPDFISEDEESYLQQQVYNSPRTKWTQLSGRRLQNWGGLPHPRGMLAEKMPDWLRTYCEKISSLGAFGGKTANHVLVNEYKEGEGIMPHEDGPLYHPTVTTVSLGSHTLLDFYTPVDIREGAAPQTEENRFVLSLLVRPRSLLILQEEMYRRLLHGIRPRGHDELTDAVANLSAAGAAPGETLARGTRVSLTVRHVPKVMKTTLVLGRK, translated from the coding sequence ATGGAACATCCAGCTTGTATTGTGGAGGAATTGAAGCAGTTTGTCGTAAACGACGCCCCGCCAACAGTGTATTACATCCCAGATTTCATATCGGAGGACGAGGAGTCTTATCTTCAACAGCAGGTGTACAATTCCCCCAGAACTAAATGGACTCAGCTGTCGGGCAGAAGGCTTCAGAACTGGGGAGGGTTGCCACACCCCAGGGGCATGCTGGCAGAAAAGATGCCCGACTGGCTCCGGACGTACTGCGAGAAGATTTCCTCTCTCGGTGCGTTTGGTGGTAAAACCGCCAATCACGTGTTGGTGAATGAGTATAAAGAAGGGGAAGGGATCATGCCTCACGAAGACGGCCCTCTGTACCACCCCACCGTCACCACCGTCAGCCTGGGCTCTCACACCCTCCTGGACTTCTACACGCCGGTCGACATCCGGGAGGGCGCCGCGCCCCAGACGGAGGAGAACCGCTTCGTCTTGTCCCTGCTGGTCAGGCCTCGAAGTCTCCTGATCCTCCAGGAGGAAATGTACCGCCGTCTCCTCCACGGCATCCGGCCCCGCGGCCACGACGAGCTGACGGACGCCGTGGCCAACCTGTCCGCGGCCGGGGCCGCGCCGGGAGAGACGCTGGCCCGAGGCACCAGAGTGTCGCTGACCGTACGCCACGTGCCCAAAGTCATGAAGACGACGCTTGTACtggggaggaagtga
- the osgepl1 gene encoding tRNA N6-adenosine threonylcarbamoyltransferase, mitochondrial encodes MFPTRVKCLQRLLQLKHTCWCPTSLGKAPCSRLVLGIETSCDETGAAVLDETGAILGESLHSQKEVHLRTGGIIPTVAQQLHRENIERVVQEALERSGVDPSRLSAVATTVKPGLGLSLGVGLEFSRKFVRRHNKPFIPIHHMEAHALTVRMLRPVAFPFLVLLVSGGDSLLAVTRGVDDFLLLGHALDEAPGDTLDKVARRLSLIKHPQCSTISGGQAIELLAKDGDRTRFPFRTPMGQTYDCCFSFAGLRNQINKTIMKSEAEEGIEQGTLLSCVNDIAASTQHTVASHLAKRTHRAILFCKANGLLPSNSPTLVLSGGVASNRYIRKALATITDATALSLLCPPAKFCTDNGVMIAWNGVERLREGKGILPPDVDVSYETKAQLGVDMMAEVKAAAIRMPSVRMKIPR; translated from the exons ATGTTCCCTACACGAGTGAAATGTCTGCAAAGGCTGCTACAGCTTAAGCACACATGTTGGTGCCCTACGTCTCTTGGAAAAGCACCTTGCTCCAGACTGGTTCTGGGCATTGAGACGAGCTGTGACGAGACTGGAGCTGCTGTGCTGGACGAGACAGGCGCCATCCTGGGGGAGTCTCTCCATTCACAGAAAGAAGTTCACCTGAG GACCGGCGGCATCATCCCCACAGTGGCCCAGCAGCTCCACAGAGAGAACATAGAGCGCGTGGTCCAGGAGGCTTTGGAGAGGAGCGGCGTGGACCCGAGCCGCCTCTCGGCCGTGGCCACCACTGTGAAGCCCGGCTTGGGCCTGAGCCTAGGGGTCGGCCTCGAGTTCAGCCGGAAGTTTGTGAGGCGACACAACAAACCCTTCATCCCCATCCACCACATGGAAGCCCACGCCCTGACCGTCAGGATGCTCCGACCCGTCGCCTTCCCCttcctggtcctgctggtctctgggggtgacTCGCTTCTCGCCGTGACTCGAGGAGTCGATGACTTCTTGCTCCTGGGTCACGCTCTGGACGAAGCTCCAGGGGACACACTGGATAAA GTGGCGAGACGTTTGTCCCTCATCAAACACCCGCAGTGCTCCACAATAAGTGGAGGACAAGCTATTGAGCTTCTAGCAAAGGATGGCGACAGGACGAGGTTCCCTTTCAGGACGCCGATGGGACAAACGTACGACTGCTGCTTTTCTTTCGCCGGGCTACGGAATCAAATCAACAAGACGATAATGAAGAGCGAGGCAGAGGAAG GTATAGAACAGGGGACACTGTTGTCATGTGTGAATGACAttgcagcttctacgcagcacACAGTGGCCTCTCACCTTGCAAAGCGAACACATCGCGCCATCTTGTTCTGTAAAGCCAACGGCCTGCTGCCATCAAACAGTCCCACCCTG GTGCTGTCTGGAGGAGTTGCAAGCAATCGGTACATCCGCAAAGCATTGGCCACTATCACCGACGCAACCGCACTAAGCCTGCTCTGTCCTCCAGCCAAGTTCTGCACTGACAACGGCGTGATGATTGcatg GAACGGCGTTGAACGCCTGAGAGAAGGGAAAGGGATCCTCCCTCCAGATGTGGACGTCTCCTACGAGACAAA GGCACAGCTGGGTGTTGACATGATGGCGGAGGTGAAGGCAGCAGCAATCAGGATGCCGTCAGTCAGGATGAAGATCCCCAGATGA
- the fkbp7 gene encoding peptidyl-prolyl cis-trans isomerase FKBP7, translating to MMWRLLGCTLSLFVASQLGSWCVLASAAEPDAGVQIEVLFKPLECTQKSKRGDLLNVHYDGYLASDGSQFYCSRSDKDGHPQWFVLGVGQVIKGLDKGMEDMCPGEKRKITVPSGLAFGAQGKDPVPPNATVVFEVEVYSVSRGPRTMEAFGEMDLDSDRSLTRAEVKAYLKLEYEKSGKPRDDPFYEKIMADIFRKSDRDTDGVISAKEYNIYDHDEL from the exons ATGATGTGGCGGTTGCTGGGCTGCACGCTGAGCCTCTTCGTGGCCTCACAGCTCGGCTCGTGGTGCGTTTTGGCGTCCGCGGCTGAGCCGGACGCCGGGGTCCAGATCGAGGTGTTGTTCAAGCCCCTGGAGTGCACTCAAAAGAGTAAAAGGGGAGATCTGCTGAACGTCCACTACGATGGCTACCTCGCCTCAGATGGTTCTCAGTTCTACTGCAG TCGGTCAGACAAAGACGGGCACCCCCAGTGGTTTGTGCTGGGCGTGGGACAAGTCATCAAGGGCCTCGATAAagggatggaggacatgtgtcCCGGAGAGAAACGAAAAATAACTGTCCCGTCCGGCCTGGCCTTCGGAGCACAAGGCAAAG ACCCCGTGCCGCCCAATGCCACGGTGGTCTTCGAGGTGGAGGTGTACTCCGTTTCCAGGGGGCCGCGCACAATGGAGGCTTTCGGAGAGATGGACCTGGACAGCGACAGAAGTCTCACGAGGGCCGAG gtCAAAGCATACTTGAAACTGGAGTATGAGAAATCTGGGAAGCCGCGCGACGACCCGTTCTACGAGAAGATCATGGCGGATATCTTCCGCAAGAGTGACCGCGACACCGACGGAGTGATCAGTGCCAAGGAGTACAACATTTATGACCACGATGAGCTCTAA